A part of Podarcis muralis chromosome 13, rPodMur119.hap1.1, whole genome shotgun sequence genomic DNA contains:
- the LOC114582702 gene encoding uncharacterized protein LOC114582702, whose translation MLPCALRVLLATLVAAAGAPDAATPPCESEMNKIKDLLQVSCVGRGLSSVPAGLPTDTGILLLGSNRLSRVSLASFEHLSALVELDLSNNSLSALDTGGGASLPALQQLDLSHNGLQSLPALQGMPALRRLALAHNALSRLPAGGFRALRALEDLELQGNGIRDLPEGAFAGLQKLRDVDLADNLLEELPRELLAGLGSLEILRLERNRLQRVPEGFFPEENYFAYLYLAENPWVCDCALVYLRNYILEYETSVYTRVQGPGKEITENKPESVECQAPAPEKGRPVMDFQAHCQGPEGDSDGGQGEGGAATSEPHATVHTPLVSSTAAPTTRVHTPPSTAGPGTSVRTPPSTAAPATSVRTPSTAAPTTHERTIPSTAAPTTRVRTPPSTAGPATSVRTPSTAAPTTRERTAPSTAAPTTSVHTTPSTAAPTTRVRTPPSTAAPTTSVHTTPSTAAPTTRVRTPPSTAAPTTSVHTTPSTAAPTTRVRTPPSTAAPTTRVRTPPSTAAPTTRVATLAPITTAPSPRVPTTAQENLPGPVLTSTPEPAASTSRMLPASTLQPLPTAVAATSRPLPSATASPALPPLSTSAPSRCPPPAPCHCSLLPATAPQRSWHWSPRTWAGWMAAHCCLLRLVLYAACLALAVLPTLALLCWLGWLCASLQRPALRGGAGPRLVKYRQLQQKGAPRGWQLEGLQAQGPLAVPRTYRVCKVFEAAPSRHVSWLFVSLPGPTQKWPWQRGRGRAPSAYSLGRGQDAIGAVRVRHGTGTL comes from the coding sequence ATGCTGCCTTGCGCCCTGCGCGTCCTTCTGGCGACCCTGGTGGCCGCGGCCGGAGCCCCCGACGCCGCGACGCCGCCCTGCGAGTCGGAGATGAACAAGATCAAGGACCTTCTGCAGGTGAGCTGCGTGGGGCGGGGGCTGAGCAGCGTCCCCGCCGGGCTGCCCACGGACACGGGCATCTTGCTGCTGGGCTCCAACCGCCTGAGCCGCGTCTCGCTGGCCTCCTTCGAACACCTGAGCGCGCTGGTGGAGCTCGACCTCTCCAACAACAGCCTGAGCGCCCTGGACACCGGCGGCGGCGCCTCGCTGCCCGCCCTCCAGCAGCTCGACCTGTCGCACAACGGCCTGCAGAGCCTGCCCGCCTTGCAGGGGATGCCTGCGCTGAGGCGCCTGGCCCTGGCGCACAACGCGCTCTCGCGGCTGCCGGCGGGCGGATTCCGCGCCCTGCGCGCCCTGGAGGATCTGGAGCTGCAGGGCAACGGGATCCGGGATCTGCCCGAGGGAGCCTTCGCGGGGCTGCAGAAGCTGAGGGACGTGGACCTGGCCGACAACCTGCTGGAGGAGCTGCCCCGGGAACTGCTGGCCGGGCTGGGCAGCCTGGAGATCCTGCGCCTGGAGAGGAACCGGCTGCAGAGGGTGCCCGAGGGCTTCTTCCCCGAGGAGAACTACTTCGCCTACCTGTACCTGGCGGAGAACCCCTGGGTGTGCGACTGCGCCCTGGTCTACCTGCGCAACTACATCCTGGAGTACGAGACCAGCGTGTATACTCGCGTGCAAGGCCCCGGGAAGGAGATCACCGAGAACAAGCCCGAGAGCGTGGAGTGCCAGGCGCCCGCGCCCGAGAAGGGGCGCCCCGTCATGGACTTCCAGGCGCACTGCCAGGGGCCCGAGGGAGACAGCGACGGGGGCCAAGGGGAAGGGGGCGCCGCCACCAGTGAGCCCCACGCCACTGTCCACACGCCACTGGTCTCCAGCACCGCCGCGCCGACCACGCGTGTCCACACCCCACCCTCCACCGCAGGGCCAGGCACGAGTGTCCGCACCCCACCCTCCACCGCCGCGCCAGCCACGAGTGTCCGCACACCTTCCACCGCCGCACCGACCACGCATGAACGCACCATACCATCCACTGCCGCGCCGACCACGCGTGTCCGCACCCCACCCTCCACCGCAGGACCAGCCACGAGTGTCCGCACACCTTCCACCGCCGCACCGACCACGCGTGAACGCACCGCACCCTCCACTGCAGCGCCGACCACGAGTGTCCACACCACACCGTCCACCGCCGCGCCGACCACGCGTGTCCGCACCCCACCCTCCACTGCAGCGCCGACCACGAGTGTCCACACCACACCGTCCACCGCCGCGCCGACCACGCGTGTCCGCACCCCACCCTCCACTGCAGCGCCGACCACGAGTGTCCACACCACACCGTCCACCGCCGCGCCGACCACGCGTGTCCGCACCCCACCCTCCACTGCAGCGCCGACCACGCGTGTCCGCACCCCACCCTCCACTGCAGCGCCGACCACGCGCGTCGCCACACTTGCTCCCATCACCACCGCACCATCTCCCCGTGTCCCCACTACGGCTCAAGAAAACCTCCCCGGTCCTGTTCTCACCTCCACCCCGGAGCCAGCCGCTTCCACAAGTCGCATGCTGCCCGCATCAACTCTCCAACCCCTTCCGACGGCGGTGGCTGCCACTTCTCGTCCTCTGCCAAGTGCCACGGCCTCGCCAGCCCTGCCACCTCTCAGCACTTCAGCTCCCAGTCGCTGCCCTCCTCCCGCCCCTTGCCACTGCTCCTTGCTGCCAGCCACAGCCCCGCAGCGGAGTTGGCACTGGTCGCCCAGGACCTGGGCCGGCTGGATGGCTGCCCACTGCTGCCTGCTGCGCCTGGTCCTCTACGCTGCCTGCCTGGCACTGGCGGTGCTGCCCACCTTGGCTCTGCTGTGTTGGTTGGGGTGGCTGTGTGCCAGCTTGCAGCGCCCGGCCCTGCGAGGTGGGGCGGGGCCCCGGCTGGTCAAGTACCGCCAGCTGCAGCAGAAGGGCGCTCCCCGAGGGTGGCAGCTGGAGGGGCTCCAAGCGCAGGGTCCTCTGGCCGTGCCCCGCACCTACCGCGTCTGCAAGGTGTTTGAGGCCGCCCCCTCCCGCCACGTCAGCTGGCTCTTCGTCAGCCTGCCGGGGCCAACGCAAAAGTGGCCCTGGCAACGCGGGAGAGGCCGGGCGCCCTCTGCCTACAGCTTGGGTCGCGGGCAAGACGCCATTGGGGCTGTGCGGGTGAGGCATGGCACCGGCACTTTGTAG